Proteins from one Streptomyces sp. NBC_00289 genomic window:
- a CDS encoding substrate-binding domain-containing protein: MNTPPPPHASPGFARLVALAAAACLLMTGCSLSVGSSGSDADAAGKADTSRMKVALVTHGGRGDAFWDLVRRGAEAAAAKDGVDLTYANDSDPAGQAELVRDAVRDKVDGIAVTLAKPEAMRAAVSGARTAGIPVVGINSGIDAWQAAGLLEYFGQDESVAGRAVGDKLDDLKVGHALCVIHERGNVALEARCAGVKKTFSGQTEMLYVEGTDTDAVNTALTAKLRQDTSIDEVVTLGAQFALTAVASVKEAGSKAHVATFDLNKDLVKAVRDGTVQFAVDQQPYLQGYLAVDALWLYRTNGNISGGGVAPVLTGPAFVTRTNVATVAKLAAAGTR, encoded by the coding sequence ATGAACACTCCTCCCCCACCTCACGCCTCCCCCGGCTTCGCGCGCCTCGTCGCCCTCGCGGCCGCCGCCTGCCTGCTGATGACGGGCTGCTCCCTCTCCGTCGGCTCGTCCGGCTCCGACGCCGACGCGGCGGGCAAGGCGGACACCAGCCGGATGAAGGTCGCTCTGGTCACCCACGGGGGACGCGGTGACGCGTTCTGGGACCTGGTGAGGAGGGGCGCCGAGGCGGCCGCCGCCAAGGACGGGGTCGATCTGACCTACGCCAACGACTCCGACCCGGCGGGCCAGGCCGAACTGGTGCGGGACGCGGTCCGCGACAAGGTCGACGGCATCGCGGTGACCCTGGCCAAGCCGGAGGCGATGAGGGCCGCGGTCTCCGGGGCCAGGACCGCGGGCATCCCCGTGGTCGGCATCAACTCCGGTATCGACGCCTGGCAGGCCGCGGGACTCCTGGAGTACTTCGGCCAGGACGAGAGCGTCGCCGGCCGCGCCGTCGGCGACAAGCTGGACGATCTCAAGGTCGGGCACGCCCTGTGTGTCATCCACGAGCGGGGCAACGTGGCCCTGGAAGCGCGCTGCGCCGGTGTGAAGAAGACGTTCAGCGGTCAGACGGAGATGCTCTACGTGGAGGGCACCGACACCGACGCGGTGAACACCGCCCTCACGGCGAAGTTGCGGCAGGACACGAGCATCGACGAAGTCGTCACGTTGGGCGCGCAGTTCGCGCTCACCGCCGTCGCCTCGGTGAAGGAGGCGGGCAGCAAGGCGCACGTCGCCACCTTCGACCTCAACAAGGACCTGGTGAAGGCGGTGCGGGACGGCACCGTGCAGTTCGCGGTGGACCAGCAGCCGTATCTGCAGGGCTACCTGGCCGTCGACGCGCTCTGGCTGTACCGGACCAACGGCAACATCAGCGGCGGCGGTGTGGCGCCCGTCCTCACCGGCCCCGCGTTCGTGACCAGGACCAACGTCGCCACGGTCGCGAAGCTCGCGGCCGCCGGAACGCGCTGA